One window from the genome of Cyprinus carpio isolate SPL01 chromosome B1, ASM1834038v1, whole genome shotgun sequence encodes:
- the LOC109066210 gene encoding dual specificity mitogen-activated protein kinase kinase 7-like isoform X1, giving the protein MSSLEQRLSRIEEKLKQENKEARKRIDLSIDMSPQRSRPRPIIVIQLSPAPAPSQRAALQLPLANDGGSRSSSSESSPQHPSYPSRPRQMLTLPTPPYSLPKSLENAEIDQKLQEIMKQTGYLKIDGQRYPAEVTDLISEGEIGSGTCGQVFKVRFKKTCHVIAVKQMRRTGNKDENKRILMDLDVVLKSHDCPYIIQCYGAIVTNTDVFIAMELMGTCAEKLKKRIQGPIPEAILGKMTVAIVKALLYLKEKHGVIHRDVKPSNILLDAKGQIKLCDFGISGRLVDSKAKTRSAGCAAYMAPERIDPPDPSKPDYDIRADVWSLGISLVELATGQFPYKNCKTDFEVLTKVLQEDPPVLPLSMGFSPDFQSFVKDCLTKDHRKRPKYHKLLEHNFIRRYEVSEVDVAGWFQTVMERTESPRSSQCFSHHQLHSLFSR; this is encoded by the exons ATGTCGTCGCTGGAGCAGAGACTCTCCCGAATCGAGGAGAAACTCAAGCAGGAAAATAAAGAAGCGCGCAAACGAATCGACCTGAGCATCGACATGAGCCCGCAGCGGTCGCGTCCGAGGccaa TCATCGTGATCCAGCTCAGTCCAGCTCCAGCCCCCTCCCAGCGTGCAg CTCTACAGTTACCATTGGCCAACGATGGAGGAAGTCGCTCGTCTTCCTCAGAAAGCTCTCCTCAACACCCCTCGTACCCTAGCAGACCCCGACAAATGCTTACGCTTCCCACCCCACCATATAGCCTACCGAAGAGCCTGGAGAA TGCTGAAATTGATCAGAAGCTGCAGGAAATCATGAAACAAACAGGATATCTGAAGATTGACGGACAG cgttaCCCTGCAGAGGTGACGGATCTGATCAGTGAGGGAGAGATCGGCAGTGGAACCTGTGGACAGGTGTTTAAAGTTCGCTTTAAGAAGACTTGCCATGTCATCGCAGTCAAG CAAATGAGGAGGACGGGTAATAAAGATGAGAATAAGAGAATCCTCATGGATCTGGATGTTGTGTTGAAGAGTCATGACTGTCCATACATCATTCAGTGCTATGGAGCAATAGTCACCAAT ACGGATGTGTTTATCGCCATGGAACTAATGGGGACATGTGCAGAGAAGTTGAAGAAGCGGATCCAGGGGCCCATACCAGAGGCCATTCTGGGAAAGATGACTGTGGCT ATCGTAAAGGCTCTGCTTTATCTAAAAGAGAAACATGGTGTCATTCACCGAGACGTGAAGCCATCTAATATCCTGTTGGATGCCAAAGGGCAGATCAAATTGTGTGATTTTGGCATTAGCGGCCGACTGGTAGATTCTAAGGCCAAGACTCGCAGCGCCGGATGTGCTGCCTACATGGCG ccTGAGAGAATAGACCCTCCAGACCCCAGTAAGCCAGACTATGACATCAGAGCTGACGTCTGGAGTCTTGGCATTTCTCTG GTGGAGCTAGCCACGGGACAGTTTCCTTACAAGAACTGCAAGACAGACTTTGAGGTCCTCACCAAAGTTCTGCAAGAGGACCCGCCGGTCCTTCCTCTCAGCATGGGCTTTTCCCCTGACTTTCAGTCCTTCGTCAAAGACTG CCTCACAAAGGATCACAGAAAAAGGCCAAAATACCACAAGCTGCTT GAACACAATTTTATCCGTCGTTACGAGGTGTCAGAAGTAGACGTGGCGGGCTGGTTCCAGACGGTGATGGAGCGCACAGAGTCTCCTCGCAGCAGCCAGTGCTTCAGCCATCACCAGCTCCACTCTCTCTTCAGCAGGTAG
- the LOC109066210 gene encoding dual specificity mitogen-activated protein kinase kinase 7-like isoform X2 has translation MSSLEQRLSRIEEKLKQENKEARKRIDLSIDMSPQRSRPRPTLQLPLANDGGSRSSSSESSPQHPSYPSRPRQMLTLPTPPYSLPKSLENAEIDQKLQEIMKQTGYLKIDGQRYPAEVTDLISEGEIGSGTCGQVFKVRFKKTCHVIAVKQMRRTGNKDENKRILMDLDVVLKSHDCPYIIQCYGAIVTNTDVFIAMELMGTCAEKLKKRIQGPIPEAILGKMTVAIVKALLYLKEKHGVIHRDVKPSNILLDAKGQIKLCDFGISGRLVDSKAKTRSAGCAAYMAPERIDPPDPSKPDYDIRADVWSLGISLVELATGQFPYKNCKTDFEVLTKVLQEDPPVLPLSMGFSPDFQSFVKDCLTKDHRKRPKYHKLLEHNFIRRYEVSEVDVAGWFQTVMERTESPRSSQCFSHHQLHSLFSR, from the exons ATGTCGTCGCTGGAGCAGAGACTCTCCCGAATCGAGGAGAAACTCAAGCAGGAAAATAAAGAAGCGCGCAAACGAATCGACCTGAGCATCGACATGAGCCCGCAGCGGTCGCGTCCGAGGccaa CTCTACAGTTACCATTGGCCAACGATGGAGGAAGTCGCTCGTCTTCCTCAGAAAGCTCTCCTCAACACCCCTCGTACCCTAGCAGACCCCGACAAATGCTTACGCTTCCCACCCCACCATATAGCCTACCGAAGAGCCTGGAGAA TGCTGAAATTGATCAGAAGCTGCAGGAAATCATGAAACAAACAGGATATCTGAAGATTGACGGACAG cgttaCCCTGCAGAGGTGACGGATCTGATCAGTGAGGGAGAGATCGGCAGTGGAACCTGTGGACAGGTGTTTAAAGTTCGCTTTAAGAAGACTTGCCATGTCATCGCAGTCAAG CAAATGAGGAGGACGGGTAATAAAGATGAGAATAAGAGAATCCTCATGGATCTGGATGTTGTGTTGAAGAGTCATGACTGTCCATACATCATTCAGTGCTATGGAGCAATAGTCACCAAT ACGGATGTGTTTATCGCCATGGAACTAATGGGGACATGTGCAGAGAAGTTGAAGAAGCGGATCCAGGGGCCCATACCAGAGGCCATTCTGGGAAAGATGACTGTGGCT ATCGTAAAGGCTCTGCTTTATCTAAAAGAGAAACATGGTGTCATTCACCGAGACGTGAAGCCATCTAATATCCTGTTGGATGCCAAAGGGCAGATCAAATTGTGTGATTTTGGCATTAGCGGCCGACTGGTAGATTCTAAGGCCAAGACTCGCAGCGCCGGATGTGCTGCCTACATGGCG ccTGAGAGAATAGACCCTCCAGACCCCAGTAAGCCAGACTATGACATCAGAGCTGACGTCTGGAGTCTTGGCATTTCTCTG GTGGAGCTAGCCACGGGACAGTTTCCTTACAAGAACTGCAAGACAGACTTTGAGGTCCTCACCAAAGTTCTGCAAGAGGACCCGCCGGTCCTTCCTCTCAGCATGGGCTTTTCCCCTGACTTTCAGTCCTTCGTCAAAGACTG CCTCACAAAGGATCACAGAAAAAGGCCAAAATACCACAAGCTGCTT GAACACAATTTTATCCGTCGTTACGAGGTGTCAGAAGTAGACGTGGCGGGCTGGTTCCAGACGGTGATGGAGCGCACAGAGTCTCCTCGCAGCAGCCAGTGCTTCAGCCATCACCAGCTCCACTCTCTCTTCAGCAGGTAG